In a single window of the Acidobacteriota bacterium genome:
- a CDS encoding uracil-DNA glycosylase, whose protein sequence is PCHPVLEQRPPRGTGRGALRPGAPPHRGAGGAGPPPELMFVGEAPGRDEDLQGEPFVGRAGQLLTRIIEAIDLRREDVYIANVIKCRPPQNRNPERDEVETCRPFLFAQIDAVAPRVIVALGSFAVRTLLDDERLPISRARGRVYACRGAKLIPTFHPAFLLRSPDRKRDVWEDMKRVRSLLRDD, encoded by the coding sequence GCCCGTGTCACCCCGTCCTGGAACAGCGGCCCCCCCGGGGCACTGGCCGGGGTGCACTCCGCCCGGGCGCCCCCCCCCACCGCGGCGCCGGCGGCGCCGGCCCCCCCCCCGAGCTGATGTTCGTCGGCGAGGCCCCGGGTCGGGACGAGGACCTGCAGGGGGAGCCCTTCGTGGGGCGGGCGGGACAGTTGCTGACGAGGATTATCGAAGCCATCGATCTTCGCCGGGAGGATGTCTACATCGCGAACGTCATCAAGTGCCGCCCGCCGCAGAACCGCAATCCCGAACGGGACGAGGTCGAGACCTGCCGTCCCTTCCTCTTCGCGCAGATCGACGCCGTCGCACCGCGCGTCATCGTCGCCCTCGGCTCGTTCGCGGTCCGCACGCTGCTCGACGACGAGCGGTTGCCCATCTCCCGGGCGCGGGGACGCGTCTACGCGTGCCGCGGCGCGAAGCTGATCCCGACCTTCCACCCGGCGTTCCTGCTGCGGAGCCCCGACCGGAAGCGGGACGTCTGGGAGGACATGAAGCGGGTCCGTTCGCTCCTCCGCGACGACTGA